In Tenacibaculum pacificus, a single window of DNA contains:
- the tsaB gene encoding tRNA (adenosine(37)-N6)-threonylcarbamoyltransferase complex dimerization subunit type 1 TsaB → MAIILNIETATKNCSVSLAKNGETLAIRELNDGNYSHAEKLHPFIQEILKEVNITTNAIDAVAVSKGPGSYTGLRIGVSTAKGMCFAIDKPLISIETLASLAHSISIEEGVIVPMLDARRMEVYSAVYNKSYEKVREIKAEIIDENSFKDELSKGKVYFLGDGAAKCKDVIVNDNAIFIDDEFPSAKQMALLSYNKYKKNDIEDVAYFEPFYLKDFVAIPEKKKV, encoded by the coding sequence TTGGCAATAATTTTAAATATAGAAACCGCAACTAAAAATTGTTCGGTATCATTAGCAAAAAACGGAGAAACTTTAGCAATAAGAGAATTAAATGATGGTAATTATTCTCATGCCGAAAAATTACATCCTTTTATTCAAGAGATTTTAAAAGAAGTTAATATAACTACAAATGCTATTGATGCAGTAGCTGTTAGTAAAGGACCAGGCTCTTATACTGGGCTTCGCATAGGGGTTTCAACAGCTAAAGGAATGTGTTTTGCTATTGATAAACCTTTAATATCGATTGAAACATTAGCTTCTTTAGCACATAGCATTTCTATAGAAGAAGGTGTAATTGTTCCAATGTTAGATGCACGAAGAATGGAAGTGTATTCAGCAGTTTACAATAAATCTTATGAAAAAGTACGTGAAATAAAGGCCGAAATTATTGACGAAAATTCTTTTAAAGATGAATTATCAAAAGGAAAAGTTTATTTTTTAGGTGATGGAGCAGCTAAATGTAAAGATGTAATTGTTAATGATAATGCTATTTTTATAGATGATGAGTTTCCATCAGCAAAACAAATGGCCTTATTAAGTTATAATAAGTACAAAAAAAACGACATCGAAGATGTCGCTTATTTTGAACCTTTTTATTTAAAAGATTTTGTTGCTATTCCTGAAAAAAAGAAAGTTTAA
- a CDS encoding mechanosensitive ion channel family protein, producing the protein MEQYIEKFKNLLFEFGPKVISAMVLLIVGLWVIKMITKGSKKLMINRNLDASLQGFFSSLIGWGLKIFLFVTVAGQLGIETTSFAAIIAALGLAIGMALQGALSNFAGGALIMVFKPFKIGDYIEAQGVQGSVKEIQIFTTKLNTIDNKELIVPNGILSNGNIINYSSEENRRVDLVFGVSYDADIKETKNVLLSVLNNTPYTLTNPDKPAVMVSELAESSVNFTTRTWVKSADYWDAYFYITENMKIELDKAGIEIPYPHAVEIQKEA; encoded by the coding sequence ATGGAACAATACATCGAAAAATTTAAAAACTTATTATTTGAATTCGGACCAAAAGTAATTTCTGCTATGGTTCTTTTAATTGTTGGACTTTGGGTCATTAAAATGATAACCAAGGGTTCTAAAAAATTAATGATTAATCGTAATTTAGATGCTTCTTTACAAGGTTTTTTCTCTAGTTTAATTGGTTGGGGATTAAAAATATTTTTATTTGTTACTGTTGCAGGACAATTAGGAATAGAAACTACTTCTTTTGCCGCAATTATAGCTGCTTTAGGTTTAGCTATTGGTATGGCATTACAAGGTGCTTTATCTAACTTTGCTGGTGGAGCTTTAATTATGGTTTTTAAACCTTTTAAAATTGGTGATTATATTGAAGCACAAGGAGTGCAAGGATCTGTTAAAGAGATTCAAATATTTACTACAAAATTAAATACTATTGATAATAAAGAATTAATTGTTCCTAACGGAATATTATCTAATGGAAACATTATTAATTATTCTTCAGAAGAAAATAGACGTGTTGATTTAGTTTTTGGTGTTTCTTATGATGCTGATATCAAAGAAACCAAAAATGTATTATTAAGTGTATTAAACAACACGCCATATACATTAACAAACCCTGATAAACCTGCTGTTATGGTAAGTGAATTAGCAGAAAGCTCTGTTAATTTTACAACAAGAACTTGGGTAAAATCAGCTGATTATTGGGATGCTTATTTTTATATTACTGAAAATATGAAAATAGAACTTGATAAAGCAGGAATTGAAATACCATATCCTCACGCTGTTGAAATTCAAAAAGAAGCTTAA